A single Bdellovibrio bacteriovorus DNA region contains:
- a CDS encoding exodeoxyribonuclease III, giving the protein MKLITWNVNGLRSVQRKNFREWFENEKADIVCLQEIKISEEAIQEDETFYHPARYHSTWNFAEKPGYSGLALYSKKEPDAVRRGLGIEKFDREGRWLEADFGSVTVVNSYWPNSQRDHARLPFKLEFCAAAEKRLQALRKKGREVVICGDFNIAHKEIDLKNPKTNVKNAGFLPEERAWMTHFLEKLEWVDSFRKFEPGEGHYTWWSYRPGVRERNVGWRLDYFLVNKEASDRLKAVSHLPDVMGSDHCPVRLTLKK; this is encoded by the coding sequence ATGAAATTGATCACATGGAATGTTAACGGTCTTCGTTCGGTTCAACGTAAAAACTTTCGTGAATGGTTTGAAAACGAAAAGGCTGACATCGTCTGCCTTCAAGAAATCAAAATTTCTGAAGAAGCCATCCAAGAGGACGAAACATTTTATCATCCAGCTCGTTATCACTCGACTTGGAATTTCGCTGAAAAGCCGGGCTATTCAGGATTGGCACTTTATTCCAAAAAAGAACCCGATGCGGTTCGCCGCGGCTTAGGCATTGAAAAATTTGATCGCGAAGGACGGTGGCTTGAAGCTGATTTTGGATCCGTCACCGTGGTGAATAGTTATTGGCCCAACAGCCAACGTGATCACGCTCGCCTGCCTTTTAAATTGGAATTCTGTGCGGCGGCGGAAAAGCGCTTACAAGCTTTACGCAAAAAAGGTCGCGAGGTTGTTATCTGCGGTGACTTCAATATCGCCCATAAAGAGATTGATTTGAAAAACCCAAAGACCAATGTCAAAAACGCGGGCTTTCTGCCTGAAGAGCGCGCCTGGATGACTCACTTTCTTGAAAAGCTAGAGTGGGTCGACAGCTTCCGTAAATTTGAACCAGGGGAAGGACACTACACATGGTGGAGCTATCGTCCCGGAGTCCGTGAAAGAAATGTAGGTTGGCGCTTAGACTACTTCTTAGTGAATAAAGAGGCCTCAGACCGTTTAAAGGCCGTCAGTCACCTGCCGGATGTTATGGGATCCGATCATTGCCCTGTGCGCCTAACATTGAAGAAGTAA